In Halorubellus sp. JP-L1, one DNA window encodes the following:
- a CDS encoding ABC transporter substrate-binding protein, whose product MTEDSDAEPLRRNVLKMGGAALTGTLLAGCASSLGTTDSTDDDTTTAGDGSTTTGESDDGPYSVSMVPVGDVEFESVPETWVANNGSWADMGVALGLEPPKGLWLPSRYHTQYYDEIPGVSVDKSDMTELWGDSGLGKEQFYALDADVHVMDPNFLINRGQWKESDVDEIRERVGPMFGNCIYAQHYPWHEDYRYYSLYEGFEKLAQVFQRTERYEAFEAIHDDFQQNLAPVVPPASDAPSAAVLWGVGDQPEEYYPYIIGDGTGFKHLRDLGVHDALADTDIKDFHGSRGSIDVETLLEVDPEVLLLRGYEAKTESEFQDTVVSYLEGHSTASDLTAVQNGDVYRAGGLYQGPITNMVLTERTAAQLYGHDGELFDRERVADVVDGNL is encoded by the coding sequence ATGACGGAGGATTCGGATGCAGAGCCACTACGACGTAACGTTCTGAAGATGGGCGGCGCCGCACTCACCGGCACCCTCCTGGCCGGCTGCGCGTCGAGCCTGGGAACGACCGACTCCACCGACGACGACACCACCACGGCCGGCGACGGGTCGACGACGACGGGCGAGAGCGACGACGGCCCGTACTCGGTGTCGATGGTACCGGTCGGCGACGTCGAGTTCGAGAGCGTCCCCGAAACGTGGGTCGCGAACAACGGCTCGTGGGCGGACATGGGCGTCGCGCTCGGCCTCGAACCGCCGAAGGGCCTCTGGCTCCCGAGCCGATACCACACGCAGTACTACGACGAGATTCCCGGCGTCAGCGTCGACAAGAGCGATATGACCGAGCTCTGGGGCGACAGCGGCCTCGGCAAGGAGCAGTTCTACGCGCTCGACGCCGACGTCCACGTGATGGACCCGAACTTCCTAATAAACCGTGGGCAGTGGAAGGAGAGCGACGTCGACGAGATCCGCGAACGGGTCGGCCCGATGTTCGGGAACTGCATCTACGCGCAGCACTACCCGTGGCACGAGGACTACCGGTACTACTCGCTGTACGAGGGCTTCGAGAAGCTCGCGCAGGTGTTCCAGCGCACCGAGCGCTACGAGGCGTTCGAGGCGATCCACGACGACTTCCAGCAGAACCTCGCGCCGGTCGTCCCGCCGGCCAGCGACGCGCCGTCGGCCGCGGTGCTCTGGGGCGTCGGCGACCAACCCGAGGAGTACTACCCCTACATCATCGGTGACGGAACGGGGTTCAAGCACCTCCGCGACCTCGGCGTCCACGACGCGCTCGCCGACACCGACATCAAGGACTTCCACGGGAGCCGCGGGTCCATCGACGTCGAGACGCTCCTGGAGGTCGACCCGGAGGTCCTCCTGCTGCGCGGGTACGAGGCCAAGACTGAAAGCGAGTTCCAGGACACCGTCGTCAGCTACCTCGAAGGGCACTCGACGGCGAGCGACCTCACGGCCGTCCAGAACGGCGACGTCTACCGCGCCGGTGGCCTCTACCAGGGCCCGATCACGAACATGGTCCTCACCGAACGCACCGCCGCGCAGCTCTACGGGCACGACGGCGAGCTGTTCGACCGCGAGCGCGTCGCCGACGTCGTCGACGGGAACCTCTGA
- a CDS encoding enoyl-CoA hydratase/isomerase family protein, whose translation MQVDEEFDHVNIDHADGVAHVRLARPDAHNALDVDTAIDLKDALAATTTASDVRCVVLEGEGSAFCSGADLAAFEGDETDQRRLDAVATRLHAAVRALATSAVPTVTAVNGVAAGGGFGLALAGDLVLAHESARFEYSYPRVGLSGDAGATWFLPRLVGMRRAREFLLLDEPASATDAVDMGLATEVVDADDWTGRIDAVATDLAAGPTKAYGAAKKLMNRSYERTLNTQLTAEKDAIGALARTDDYAAGYEAFFTKEQPTFRGE comes from the coding sequence ATGCAAGTCGACGAGGAGTTCGATCACGTGAACATCGATCACGCCGACGGCGTGGCTCACGTCCGACTGGCGCGACCGGACGCGCACAACGCACTGGACGTCGACACCGCCATCGACCTGAAGGACGCCCTCGCCGCCACCACGACGGCGAGCGACGTCCGCTGCGTCGTCCTCGAGGGCGAGGGGAGCGCGTTCTGCTCGGGCGCCGACCTCGCCGCGTTCGAGGGCGACGAGACCGACCAGCGCCGGCTCGACGCCGTCGCCACGCGCCTGCACGCCGCCGTGCGAGCGCTCGCGACGAGCGCGGTCCCCACGGTCACGGCCGTGAACGGCGTCGCCGCCGGCGGCGGGTTCGGGCTCGCGCTCGCCGGCGACCTCGTGCTCGCCCACGAGTCCGCGCGCTTCGAGTACTCCTACCCCCGCGTCGGGCTGTCCGGCGACGCCGGCGCGACGTGGTTCCTCCCGCGCCTCGTCGGCATGCGTCGCGCCCGCGAGTTCCTCCTCCTCGACGAACCCGCGTCCGCCACCGACGCCGTCGACATGGGGCTCGCGACCGAGGTCGTCGACGCCGACGACTGGACCGGCCGCATCGACGCGGTCGCCACCGACCTCGCCGCGGGCCCGACGAAGGCCTACGGTGCCGCGAAGAAGCTCATGAACCGCTCGTACGAGCGGACGCTCAACACGCAACTGACCGCGGAGAAGGACGCCATCGGCGCGCTCGCGCGCACCGACGACTACGCGGCCGGATACGAGGCGTTCTTCACGAAGGAGCAACCGACGTTCAGAGGCGAGTAA
- a CDS encoding D-2-hydroxyacid dehydrogenase: MSDSNQLTVAVLRETVHGIPLEDYVDSLREHLPDHEVVRARTPSEEREVVRDADVVAGMNISDRVLENFDDVSLFACAFAGTGHLPMDALREKGVAVTNASSVHAPNMGEHALAAVLSFTRRFHVARRQMAEDVWRSYPTHELADSTVTVVGLGAIGTAVAERLDAFDVETVGVRHSPEKGGPVDRVVGYDDPAGVEKALAESSYVVLACPLTDTTEGLLDHDAFVTMPSDAVVVNMARGPVVDTDDLVSALRRHEIRGAALDVTDPEPLPSGHPLWDFDNVLVTPHNAGHTPKYYDRLAEIVAENVKRLADGRVDDEGFQNEVA; the protein is encoded by the coding sequence ATGAGTGACAGCAACCAGCTGACGGTCGCGGTCCTCCGCGAGACCGTCCACGGCATCCCCCTCGAAGACTACGTCGACTCGCTCCGCGAGCACCTCCCCGACCACGAGGTCGTTCGCGCACGCACGCCGAGCGAGGAACGCGAGGTCGTCCGGGACGCGGACGTCGTCGCCGGCATGAACATCAGTGACCGCGTCCTCGAGAACTTCGACGACGTCTCCCTGTTCGCGTGCGCGTTCGCCGGCACCGGCCACCTCCCGATGGACGCGCTCCGCGAGAAGGGCGTCGCGGTGACGAACGCCTCCAGCGTCCACGCCCCGAACATGGGCGAGCACGCGCTCGCCGCCGTCCTCTCGTTCACGCGACGGTTCCACGTCGCGCGCCGCCAGATGGCCGAGGACGTCTGGCGCTCGTACCCGACGCACGAACTCGCGGACTCGACCGTCACGGTCGTCGGCCTGGGCGCGATCGGAACCGCGGTCGCCGAGCGCCTCGACGCGTTCGACGTCGAGACCGTCGGCGTCCGGCACTCCCCCGAGAAGGGCGGGCCCGTCGACCGCGTCGTCGGCTACGACGACCCCGCCGGCGTCGAGAAAGCACTCGCCGAGTCCTCGTACGTCGTGCTCGCGTGCCCGCTCACTGACACCACCGAAGGCCTCCTCGACCACGACGCGTTCGTGACGATGCCCAGCGACGCGGTCGTCGTGAACATGGCGCGCGGCCCCGTCGTCGACACCGACGACCTCGTCTCCGCGCTCCGGCGCCACGAGATCCGCGGCGCCGCGCTCGACGTCACCGACCCGGAACCGCTCCCCTCCGGCCACCCCCTGTGGGACTTCGACAACGTCCTCGTCACGCCCCACAACGCCGGCCATACGCCCAAGTACTACGACCGCCTCGCCGAGATCGTCGCCGAGAACGTAAAGCGGCTCGCGGACGGCCGCGTCGACGACGAAGGATTCCAGAACGAGGTCGCCTGA
- a CDS encoding phosphatidate cytidylyltransferase, translating to MVSVPSLGRVHLVPVGLAAVVVAILVGAIALGASVAPVELAGMALATLAILPKAFERTREDPRTPMTTSFLLTVSFALLYASPPRSLFEGGLAALMAVGTVVEAYNYRTGSTLLRLDA from the coding sequence ATGGTCTCGGTGCCCTCCCTCGGTCGCGTCCACCTGGTTCCGGTCGGTCTCGCCGCCGTCGTGGTCGCTATCCTCGTCGGTGCGATCGCACTCGGCGCGTCCGTCGCGCCGGTCGAACTGGCGGGGATGGCGCTCGCCACGCTCGCCATACTGCCGAAAGCGTTCGAGCGGACGCGCGAGGACCCGCGGACGCCGATGACGACGTCCTTCCTGTTGACCGTCTCGTTCGCGCTGTTGTACGCGAGTCCGCCGCGGTCGCTGTTCGAGGGTGGGCTGGCTGCGCTCATGGCCGTCGGCACGGTCGTCGAGGCGTACAACTACCGCACGGGATCGACGTTGCTCCGTCTCGACGCGTGA
- the asd gene encoding aspartate-semialdehyde dehydrogenase → MSVRVGVLGATGAVGQRLIQLLDPHPDFEIAALTASESSVGRPYREVAKWRVDSPIPEDVAETTVRETDPSAVPDDVDLIFSSLPSSVGERVEPAFAEAGYVVSSNSSNARMDEDVPLVVPEVNAEHMNLIEVQRDERGWDGALVKNPNCSTITMVPTLAALDSFGLERVHVSTLQAVSGAGYSGVSSMEIIDNVVPHIGGEEAKMESESRKLLGEFDGAALSLHDAAVSASCNRVPTLDGHLENVWAELDDDPSVGEVEAAMADAPSADLPSSPDPLVKVFDEPDRPQPRLDRMLGGGMQVAAGGVQATPAGVQYNCLAHNTIRGAAGASVLNGELLSRDGWL, encoded by the coding sequence ATGAGTGTACGCGTCGGCGTCCTTGGCGCCACCGGTGCAGTCGGACAGCGACTGATCCAGCTTCTCGACCCCCATCCCGACTTCGAGATCGCGGCGTTGACGGCGAGCGAGTCGAGCGTCGGCCGGCCGTATCGCGAGGTCGCGAAGTGGCGCGTGGATTCACCGATCCCGGAGGACGTAGCGGAGACGACGGTTCGCGAGACGGACCCGAGCGCGGTGCCCGACGACGTGGACCTGATCTTCTCGTCGCTCCCGTCGAGCGTCGGCGAGCGCGTCGAGCCGGCGTTCGCGGAGGCGGGGTACGTGGTGTCCTCGAACTCGTCGAACGCGCGGATGGACGAGGACGTGCCGCTCGTCGTTCCGGAGGTGAACGCCGAGCACATGAACCTCATCGAGGTGCAGCGCGACGAGCGCGGGTGGGACGGTGCGCTCGTGAAGAACCCGAACTGTTCGACGATCACGATGGTGCCGACGCTCGCCGCGCTCGATTCGTTCGGACTGGAGCGCGTGCACGTGTCGACGCTGCAGGCGGTCAGCGGTGCGGGGTACTCGGGCGTGAGTTCGATGGAGATCATCGACAACGTCGTCCCGCACATCGGCGGGGAGGAGGCGAAGATGGAGTCCGAGTCCCGGAAGCTCCTCGGCGAGTTCGACGGCGCGGCGCTGTCGCTACACGACGCGGCGGTTTCGGCCTCGTGCAATCGCGTGCCGACGCTCGACGGCCACCTGGAGAACGTCTGGGCGGAGCTCGACGATGACCCGTCGGTGGGCGAGGTGGAGGCGGCGATGGCGGACGCGCCGAGCGCGGACCTGCCGTCGTCGCCCGACCCGCTCGTGAAGGTGTTCGACGAGCCGGATCGGCCGCAGCCGCGCCTGGACCGCATGCTCGGCGGCGGCATGCAGGTCGCGGCCGGCGGCGTCCAGGCGACGCCGGCGGGCGTCCAGTACAACTGTCTCGCGCACAACACGATCCGCGGGGCGGCGGGTGCGAGCGTCCTGAACGGCGAACTGCTCTCGCGCGACGGCTGGCTCTGA
- a CDS encoding DUF6293 family protein has translation MQTHIVPVGFDYDRLIAPLVRDQFDVERVILLEGAVGSEANVEYSQNLSEKLEQDFRNLLGADTERVVVADVYDYDAAFEQAYDLITAELDRGNEVWVNIAAMPRTVSFAFATAAHSLMVEREEEREFIHTYYTAPEKYLETELAEELRRQQDLLDDLQAAGVDGDLEERVAERLETSRDLLSEFDERGTTIGAKEIDGSHVIELPVASFSNVKPFEEVILFELGEHGEFASVSELAEALAEELNEEYSDSFRSKVIYNVDRLGPGGKGYIEQESAGKSYRTRLSRIGELWVRAHGDGRHGE, from the coding sequence ATGCAGACGCACATCGTGCCGGTCGGGTTCGACTACGACCGGCTGATCGCGCCGCTCGTGCGCGACCAGTTCGACGTGGAGCGCGTCATCCTCCTGGAGGGAGCGGTGGGGTCGGAGGCGAACGTCGAGTACTCGCAGAACCTCTCGGAGAAGCTCGAGCAGGACTTCCGGAACTTGCTGGGCGCGGACACCGAGCGCGTGGTGGTGGCGGACGTCTACGACTACGACGCGGCGTTCGAGCAGGCGTACGACCTCATCACGGCCGAGCTCGACCGCGGGAACGAGGTCTGGGTGAACATCGCGGCGATGCCGCGGACGGTGTCGTTCGCGTTCGCGACCGCCGCGCACTCGCTGATGGTCGAGCGCGAGGAGGAACGGGAGTTCATCCACACGTACTACACGGCGCCCGAGAAGTACCTGGAGACCGAGCTCGCCGAGGAACTGCGGCGCCAGCAGGACCTCCTCGACGACCTCCAGGCGGCGGGCGTCGACGGCGACCTCGAGGAGCGCGTCGCCGAGCGCCTGGAGACGTCCCGCGACCTCCTCTCGGAGTTCGACGAGCGCGGGACGACGATCGGCGCGAAGGAGATCGACGGCAGTCACGTCATCGAACTCCCGGTGGCGTCGTTCTCGAACGTGAAACCGTTCGAGGAAGTCATCCTGTTCGAACTCGGCGAGCACGGCGAGTTCGCGTCCGTGAGCGAACTCGCGGAGGCACTCGCCGAGGAACTGAACGAGGAGTACTCGGACTCGTTCCGGTCGAAAGTGATCTACAACGTCGACCGCCTCGGCCCCGGCGGGAAAGGCTACATCGAGCAAGAGAGCGCGGGGAAGTCCTACCGGACGCGACTGTCGCGGATCGGCGAACTCTGGGTGCGCGCACACGGCGACGGCCGCCACGGGGAGTGA
- a CDS encoding TrkA family potassium uptake protein, which produces MVHVPKSLSVTNLSRRNRLVVYYLTGLLALVGLYTVVYNVMMAELEGVNQSIFASLEFVVQTMTTTGYGQDSGHWSHPAMFLFVVLTQVSGIAIGFFTLRLIVIPLFADADVELDDRLSPKRDHVIVCEYRRDSKVLLDELRELGIEYVLIASDEENALELSNDGYSVIHGSPQDASAFERASIGTARAVITDAEGANVNTILTVRSVREDVDVIALTDDSEMRDVLQSAGADTVLSPHAVLGRRLAEKAISSFSAELTDTVALGADIEVTEVPVDHESPLVGTRIRDSQIRERTGANVIAAWIDGELQLPPDPDSVIRPNTVLLVSGARESLEAFSDVTRQGRVHRQYDRIVVAGRGEVGEAAESVVTDAGIEAVTIDVTERDGVDVVGDAGSREVLEAAGVAEADAVIVALPDDSTSLLTTVLARSLNEDVEILVRVSDAGATRKALSAGADYVLSVPRVSARLVAMELRGEDVLAPASQIRLVRVSAAPFAGSTLADSNIYERTGCRVIAVEDDAGTTTAVDPQRELTGYERLTLVGSDEAVQRFLKRYDVSPKPPEPE; this is translated from the coding sequence ATGGTTCACGTTCCCAAGTCGCTGTCGGTCACCAACCTCTCCCGCCGGAACCGGCTGGTCGTCTACTACCTCACCGGACTCCTTGCCCTCGTCGGCCTCTACACGGTCGTGTACAACGTCATGATGGCGGAGCTCGAGGGCGTAAACCAGTCGATCTTCGCGTCGCTCGAGTTCGTCGTCCAGACGATGACGACGACGGGGTACGGCCAGGACTCGGGGCACTGGAGTCATCCGGCGATGTTCCTGTTCGTCGTCCTCACGCAGGTCTCGGGCATCGCGATCGGGTTCTTCACGCTCAGACTCATCGTCATCCCGCTGTTCGCGGACGCGGACGTGGAACTCGACGACCGGCTGTCGCCCAAGCGCGATCACGTCATCGTCTGCGAGTACCGCCGCGACTCGAAGGTCCTCCTCGACGAACTCCGCGAGCTCGGCATCGAGTACGTCCTGATCGCCTCTGACGAGGAGAACGCCCTCGAGTTGTCCAACGACGGCTACTCCGTCATCCACGGCTCGCCCCAGGACGCGTCCGCGTTCGAACGAGCGAGCATCGGGACGGCACGCGCAGTCATCACTGACGCGGAGGGCGCGAACGTGAACACGATACTGACCGTGCGATCGGTGCGCGAGGACGTCGACGTGATCGCGCTCACCGACGACAGCGAGATGCGGGACGTCCTCCAGTCCGCTGGCGCGGACACGGTGCTGTCGCCTCACGCCGTGCTCGGGCGTCGACTCGCTGAGAAGGCGATCTCCTCGTTCAGTGCGGAACTCACCGACACGGTCGCCCTGGGGGCCGACATCGAGGTAACGGAGGTCCCAGTCGACCACGAGAGTCCGCTCGTCGGGACGCGGATTCGGGACTCGCAGATTCGAGAGCGTACGGGCGCGAACGTCATCGCGGCGTGGATCGACGGCGAACTCCAGTTGCCGCCCGACCCGGACTCGGTCATCCGACCGAACACCGTCCTGTTGGTTTCGGGTGCGCGCGAGTCCCTCGAAGCGTTCAGCGACGTCACCCGGCAGGGGCGCGTGCACCGCCAGTACGACCGCATCGTCGTCGCCGGCCGGGGAGAGGTCGGGGAGGCGGCGGAGTCCGTCGTCACCGATGCCGGGATCGAGGCGGTGACCATCGACGTGACGGAGCGGGACGGGGTCGACGTCGTCGGCGACGCCGGGTCCAGGGAGGTCCTGGAGGCGGCGGGCGTCGCGGAAGCGGACGCCGTCATCGTGGCGCTCCCCGACGACTCGACCTCGCTCCTGACGACCGTGCTGGCGCGGTCACTGAACGAGGACGTCGAGATACTCGTGCGCGTGAGCGACGCGGGCGCCACCCGGAAGGCGCTGAGTGCCGGCGCGGACTACGTGCTCTCGGTCCCGCGGGTGAGTGCGAGGCTGGTCGCCATGGAGCTGCGCGGCGAGGACGTCCTGGCGCCGGCGAGCCAGATCCGGCTGGTTCGCGTGTCGGCGGCGCCATTCGCGGGATCGACGCTCGCCGACTCGAACATCTACGAGCGCACGGGTTGTCGCGTCATCGCCGTCGAGGACGACGCAGGAACCACCACCGCAGTCGACCCCCAGCGGGAGTTAACGGGCTACGAGCGCCTGACGCTCGTCGGCTCCGACGAAGCCGTCCAGCGGTTCCTCAAGCGATACGACGTCTCGCCGAAGCCCCCCGAGCCCGAGTGA
- a CDS encoding phosphotransferase family protein yields the protein MTDGDDDPRSLSRDVIERAVAAVAPEWQVADATLADGGHLAVYVLDLDAPDGPDSAVLKATPPEFADGGGVHAEPRLLALVADRTSIPVPTVYGVVDERARLPTPCFLMEHVDRDGHVDDHRLLDADALARLARTTGRFLAELHDLDVVDRFGTVAWSGDGPLDGGRPRASADAFAVVDGGPDWPDVVADWVDLECSNLESTRFADCRSPLRAALDDRVRALETASERGDLEFDPVLARIDHGLHNVVLADEGGDVASVIDWAFALATTPGYDLAVVADVLTGGVRVHRDDHPDRRNLAADALLDGYRERAGRVPVEYGAHGETYQLLATVRAMNHLQRVLDDEPPAVRDVVARGLRERARALA from the coding sequence ATGACCGACGGTGACGACGACCCTCGGTCGCTCTCGCGGGACGTCATCGAACGCGCAGTCGCCGCCGTCGCGCCCGAGTGGCAGGTCGCGGACGCGACCCTCGCGGACGGGGGGCACCTCGCGGTGTACGTTCTCGATCTCGATGCCCCGGACGGTCCCGACTCGGCGGTTCTGAAGGCGACGCCGCCGGAGTTCGCAGACGGCGGGGGCGTGCACGCGGAACCGCGCTTGCTCGCGCTCGTCGCCGACCGTACGTCGATCCCGGTCCCGACGGTGTACGGCGTCGTCGACGAGCGCGCTCGACTTCCCACGCCGTGCTTCCTGATGGAGCACGTCGACCGGGACGGGCACGTCGACGACCACCGCCTCCTCGACGCCGACGCGCTCGCACGGCTCGCCCGGACCACCGGGCGCTTCCTCGCCGAGCTGCACGACCTGGACGTCGTCGATCGGTTCGGCACCGTCGCGTGGAGCGGCGACGGCCCGCTCGACGGCGGCCGGCCTCGCGCCAGTGCGGACGCGTTCGCGGTGGTCGACGGCGGCCCGGACTGGCCCGACGTCGTCGCGGACTGGGTCGACCTCGAGTGCTCGAACCTCGAAAGCACGCGCTTCGCGGACTGCCGCTCGCCCCTGCGCGCCGCGCTCGACGACCGCGTTCGCGCGCTCGAGACCGCCAGCGAGCGCGGCGACCTCGAGTTCGACCCCGTGCTCGCCCGCATCGACCACGGCCTCCACAACGTCGTGCTCGCGGACGAGGGCGGCGACGTCGCGAGCGTCATCGACTGGGCGTTCGCGCTCGCGACCACGCCAGGGTACGACCTCGCCGTCGTCGCGGACGTCCTGACCGGTGGCGTTCGCGTCCACCGCGACGACCACCCGGACAGACGCAATCTCGCGGCGGACGCCCTCCTCGACGGCTACCGCGAGCGAGCCGGTCGCGTCCCAGTGGAGTACGGCGCGCACGGCGAGACCTACCAGTTGCTCGCGACGGTCCGCGCGATGAACCACCTCCAGCGCGTCCTCGACGACGAGCCCCCGGCCGTCCGCGACGTCGTCGCGCGAGGGCTCCGCGAGCGCGCTCGAGCGCTCGCCTGA
- a CDS encoding valine--tRNA ligase produces MPAGDYEPDRIEEEWQETWVDEDVYAYEGDPEVDPNTVYSIDTPPPTVSGSLHMGHVYGHTLQDFAARYHRMADDHVLFPFGYDDNGIASERLTEDELGIRHQDYSRREFQEKCREVCSTYEAEFTGKMQELGMSIDWSSTYKTIEPRVQRISQLSFLDLYEQGREYRKKAPAIWCPECETAISQVEMEDADRHTHFNDVRFDLAEPTESGRESFVIGTTRPELLPACVSVFVHPDDDENQDLVGETAEVPIFGHEVPIIEDDRVDLETGTGVVMCCTFGDQNDIEWYQAHDLPLRVAIDESGTMTDLAEDYEGLSTKEAREAIVEDLDDAGHLVDREPHEHAVQVHERCETDVEYRVSRQWYIELLDHKEEYLEAGREMDWFPEKMFSRYQHWIEGLEWDWLISRQRDSGIPFPVWYCTECDHEVLAEREQLPADPLADDPPADACPECGHGEFRPEEDVLDTWATSSLTPLINADWDPETLGDGELAAGDLAHPELYPFDVRPQGHDIISFWLFHTVVKCYEHTGEVPFDSVLINGWVLDENREKMSKSKGNIVDPADVVSEYPIDAIRYWAASSGVGDDFPYSDTDIVAGEKLIRKLWNASKLVDSLTDEDSTPPSERDAPDDLDTLDEWLLAELDDLVADLSARFEDHEYAKARNRLRTFFWGTFCDDYLEIAKERDSESTRYALALAHETFLKLWAPVMPHVTEELWHEHYVAGDRDDVDATETSVHLEDWPDVRGYDADLEAGETAMEVISALRKYKTDAQLALNADLDHVEVFGSVTGFEDAITGVMHVDNLTVHQESPDITTAVVDVDLDYSTLGPKYGGQVNDFDSAIADGDYEIADGELHVAGEVLASDEFEVREERTYAGSGEMVETDRAVVVVH; encoded by the coding sequence ATGCCAGCAGGTGACTACGAGCCGGACCGGATCGAGGAGGAGTGGCAGGAGACGTGGGTGGACGAGGACGTGTACGCCTACGAGGGCGATCCCGAGGTCGACCCGAACACCGTCTACAGCATCGACACGCCGCCGCCGACCGTCTCGGGGAGCCTCCACATGGGGCACGTGTACGGGCACACGCTCCAGGACTTCGCCGCGCGCTACCACCGGATGGCGGACGACCACGTCCTGTTCCCGTTCGGGTACGACGACAACGGCATCGCGAGCGAGCGCCTGACCGAGGACGAGCTCGGCATCCGCCACCAGGACTACTCGCGTCGCGAGTTCCAGGAGAAGTGCCGCGAGGTCTGCTCGACGTACGAGGCCGAGTTCACGGGGAAGATGCAGGAACTCGGGATGAGCATCGACTGGTCGAGTACGTACAAGACCATCGAGCCGCGCGTCCAGCGGATCTCGCAGCTATCGTTCCTCGACCTCTACGAGCAGGGCCGCGAGTACCGGAAGAAGGCCCCCGCGATCTGGTGCCCGGAGTGCGAGACCGCGATCTCGCAAGTCGAGATGGAGGACGCCGACCGCCACACGCACTTCAACGACGTCCGGTTCGACCTCGCGGAACCGACCGAGAGCGGCCGCGAGAGCTTCGTCATCGGGACGACCAGGCCCGAGTTGCTGCCGGCGTGCGTGAGCGTCTTCGTCCACCCCGACGACGACGAGAACCAGGACCTCGTCGGCGAGACCGCGGAAGTCCCCATCTTCGGGCACGAGGTCCCGATCATCGAGGACGACCGCGTCGATCTCGAGACGGGTACCGGGGTCGTGATGTGCTGTACGTTCGGCGACCAGAACGACATCGAGTGGTACCAGGCCCACGACCTCCCGCTGCGGGTCGCGATCGACGAGTCCGGGACGATGACGGACCTCGCCGAAGACTACGAGGGCCTGTCGACGAAAGAGGCCCGCGAGGCGATCGTCGAGGACCTCGACGACGCCGGGCACCTCGTCGACCGCGAGCCCCACGAGCACGCGGTCCAGGTCCACGAGCGCTGCGAGACGGACGTCGAGTACCGCGTCTCGCGCCAGTGGTACATCGAGCTCCTCGACCACAAGGAGGAGTACCTGGAGGCGGGTCGCGAGATGGACTGGTTCCCCGAGAAGATGTTCTCGCGGTACCAGCACTGGATCGAGGGCCTGGAGTGGGACTGGCTGATCTCGCGCCAGCGCGACTCCGGCATCCCGTTCCCGGTCTGGTACTGCACCGAGTGCGACCACGAGGTCCTCGCGGAGCGCGAGCAACTGCCCGCGGATCCGCTCGCTGACGACCCACCCGCCGACGCCTGCCCCGAGTGCGGGCACGGCGAGTTCCGCCCCGAGGAGGACGTCCTCGACACGTGGGCGACCTCGAGCCTGACGCCGCTGATCAACGCGGACTGGGACCCCGAGACGCTCGGGGACGGCGAACTCGCCGCCGGCGACCTCGCACACCCCGAACTCTACCCGTTCGACGTTCGCCCGCAGGGCCACGACATCATCAGCTTCTGGCTGTTCCACACGGTCGTCAAGTGCTACGAGCACACGGGCGAGGTCCCCTTCGATAGCGTCCTCATCAACGGCTGGGTGCTCGACGAGAACCGCGAGAAGATGAGCAAGTCCAAGGGGAACATCGTCGACCCCGCGGACGTCGTCTCCGAGTACCCGATCGACGCGATCCGGTACTGGGCGGCGTCCTCGGGCGTCGGCGACGACTTCCCCTACAGCGACACGGACATCGTCGCCGGCGAGAAGCTCATCCGGAAGCTCTGGAACGCGAGCAAACTGGTCGATAGCCTCACCGACGAGGATTCGACGCCGCCGAGCGAGCGCGACGCGCCCGACGACCTCGACACGCTCGACGAGTGGCTGCTCGCCGAACTCGACGACCTCGTCGCGGACCTCAGCGCGCGCTTCGAGGACCACGAGTACGCGAAAGCCCGGAATCGCCTGCGGACGTTCTTCTGGGGGACGTTCTGCGACGACTACCTCGAGATCGCGAAGGAGCGCGACAGCGAGTCGACGCGGTACGCGCTCGCGCTCGCCCACGAGACGTTCCTCAAACTCTGGGCGCCCGTGATGCCTCACGTCACCGAGGAACTCTGGCACGAGCACTACGTCGCCGGCGACCGCGACGACGTCGACGCGACCGAGACGAGCGTCCACTTAGAGGACTGGCCCGACGTCCGCGGGTACGACGCGGACCTCGAAGCGGGCGAGACCGCGATGGAGGTCATCAGTGCGCTGCGGAAGTACAAGACCGACGCCCAGCTCGCGCTGAACGCCGACCTCGATCACGTCGAGGTGTTCGGGTCCGTCACCGGGTTCGAGGACGCCATCACGGGCGTCATGCACGTCGACAATCTGACTGTCCACCAAGAGTCCCCGGACATCACGACCGCGGTCGTCGACGTCGACCTGGACTACTCAACGCTCGGCCCGAAGTACGGCGGACAGGTCAACGACTTCGACAGCGCGATCGCCGACGGCGACTACGAGATCGCGGACGGCGAACTGCACGTCGCCGGCGAAGTCCTCGCCAGCGACGAGTTCGAGGTCCGTGAGGAACGCACGTACGCCGGGAGCGGCGAGATGGTCGAGACCGACCGCGCGGTCGTCGTCGTGCACTGA